In the Primulina tabacum isolate GXHZ01 chromosome 15, ASM2559414v2, whole genome shotgun sequence genome, GCTCATTACCACCCAAAACCAAGTTAATCAAGGCCTGTGAGTTTAGTTTGTCCGGACTCATCTTGGGTAGGCACTGCGTTTTTTGTTTCATCATGCTTAACCCCGCTTCCTCTATTACTCCGACCTCCACCAGCATGAGACGACGCCCTCATCCATACTCCAAAACTGTGGTTCACCTTGTCTGCATCTTCATCATCACACTCACGACATGAATGTCCTAGCCTGCCACATGCATAACAAAAATCTGGAAGCCTTTCATATACTAGTAAAATAATAGTATCCTCCTCGTCCCTCATGGCACTGATACGAAGACACTTTCTCAGTTGTTTAGTTATATTAATACGGACCCGTATACGGGCAAATCGTCCCAGAAAGGCTCCATTCTCTCCTCGATCCAACTCGACAATCTGCCCTATCTGCCTGCCTAGCTTCATTAACAGATCCTTTTGCAGAAACGCTAACGGAATATTATGTAATTGAACCCATATGTTGATCTCCTCAAACAGCATAGATCGTGGATTGTTTAAGCCAGTCGGCTCCTTACATATCAATAGATTGCGTGAAAAATTCCAAGGGCCTTCATTTAACGCCCTATTCCGATCACGTATAGAATAAAATTCAAACACAAATGTATTATCACCTGTAGCCTCAATATTCATACGTCTCTCCGCCTGTAAGATACGGGGTAACTGCTGCCGGAAGGCGTCCCGATTTATGGCCTTTGATAATAGGACTTTGGCCACTAAACATCGAGATAATCTTTCCTCCTCGATACGGATTTCTGCTTCCTCCAGATTGACGATTTCCTTAGGATCTGAACGAGAGAGCTTCATCTCATTGACCAATCTAGCAATTTCTTCTGGATCCATTGTTCTGTGATTCAAGATAAACCAACATATGAAACAAAATGTTCATACGGACCAAGCCTGCAAAAAGCGGGAGACCAACTTTCATCAGAGTCACAACCCCTAGAGAGAAAAAAAGAGGACTccttaataattataattattattattatataaaaaataaagtcATCATAGTAACAATATTGgagaaaatcaaaatatttattcaaaaacTTCTGTGAAACTATCTCACGGTCAatcttgtgagacgaatctccgATTCGACCTAACTCATGACAAAAGTATGTCAACCTGTTTTACAAAATACATACTCAAATATTTAATTCTCTTCTCAAAATCTCCTCAAATCACTCCACATTTTACAGAAAAAGTTttctaaataattttttttttaaaatggaataactattataaatatgaaaacAAGTTCTtagtaattttaaaaatcaggAGCATGTCTCCTCTCAAATCCAGTCAATTGAACAGTCTAGGAAGCAAAGAGATTCAGATGAATGCTAATTTATGTGAACGATTATCAAAGTAGACCGGATTCGTTTTCTTTAaagaagatttatttcatatttcaATTTTCCATGCAGATTGAGTTAAGATGAAAAGTTTTTCTGATAATTAAGACCGCTTTTACTGTATATTTGTTGAGGAtcggttgagtttagaagggggttgaataaactcaagggccaacttattaaattctttcgaatgatgtgctaaaatcctgttagagattttaacgattcttgttcaagtataaagaccagcagatcacaagataatgtgcggaaaacgatctgttggttagtgggtgaaaaataataaagccgaaaagcagtagatagcacaaggtttgtttctggaagttcgaagatgaatcttctacgtctccccttcttctgtttccagaaggtatcactaaaagactttggtgaatacaacacaacaattgtacacaccacttcaacaggacttacccttcgcctattgaaactcttagatttacaactcaacttcttgaatgatcttaagttctggaaaagactcttttccagttacaaattcttctatcaatgaaataatgaagtgaatagcttgagaagtATAACaaaaaatagctagcacaatatgatctcaatgatcaagagtatgcaatgaagcgtgtgctgctttttcagtgtttgagctctttagataactgaaagttctaacaatgctcgaatgatgtttttc is a window encoding:
- the LOC142528125 gene encoding uncharacterized protein LOC142528125 gives rise to the protein MDPEEIARLVNEMKLSRSDPKEIVNLEEAEIRIEEERLSRCLVAKVLLSKAINRDAFRQQLPRILQAERRMNIEATGDNTFVFEFYSIRDRNRALNEGPWNFSRNLLICKEPTGLNNPRSMLFEEINIWVQLHNIPLAFLQKDLLMKLGRQIGQIVELDRGENGAFLGRFARIRVRINITKQLRKCLRISAMRDEEDTIILLVYERLPDFCYACGRLGHSCRECDDEDADKVNHSFGVWMRASSHAGGGRSNRGSGVKHDETKNAVPTQDESGQTKLTGLD